The DNA sequence CTAATAAAGACTTTGTTTTTATTGTGTTTTCAAAAATGCTCCTGTGCATACAATGCAAAAAAAGGAACAGAACATGGGGGTATTCGATCAAGTACCACTATTACTACCCGACTCTATTTTTCAGTTAAATACTAGATATCAAGCAGATACACGTAAAAATAAAGTAGATTTAGGAATAGGGGTTTATAAAAATGAAAATTTGCTTACAGAGATTTTACCAAGTGTAGAAAAAGCAGAAAAACATCTATTGAAGAATGAAAAAACAAAGACCTATCTTCCGATTGAAGGAGATCCTTTTTTTCTTAAAGCAGTTGGACAATTAGTGTTTGGTACTGATTTTTTTTCTGCTCATCAAGAAAGGTTGGCTGCTGTGCAAGCAATTGGAGGAACAGGGGCTCTAAGGTTAGCGGGTACTTTTTTAAAACAAGAAATCTCTTCTAAGGTTTATATTTCTGATCCTACTTGGCTCAATCATCAAGGGATTTTTGAAAATTGTGGTTTACAAGTCTATTCATATCCTTATTTGGATAAATCCAACCATTGTATAGTTTTTGAAAAACTCGTGCAATTTCTCTCTTTTATTGAAGAAAGGAGCATCTTGGTTCTACACGCATGCTGTCATAATCCAACAGGGATGGATTTAAGTCCCTCCCAATCCGAAACCTTGCTTAAGGTATGCAAAATTAAGAAAATTATCCCTTTGTTTGACTGTGCCTACTTAGGGTTAGGAGAATCTATACAAAAAGATCGTGCAATGATCAGGATGTTTGCAGAAGAAGGGATAGAAATGCTTGTTGCTTTTTCCTGTTCTAAAAATTTTGGTCTTTATGCAGAAAGAGTAGGAATTTTATGTGTTCTTACTGAAAGTTGCTCTGTAAAAAAAAACGTCACAAATCAGTTAAAAAAGATTATACGTACAAACTATTCTACCCCTCCTAAGCACGGGGCGCAAATTGTGACACATATCTTAAGTAGCGATTTAAAAAAAGAATGGGAGCTTGAGCTTTTTTCTATGCGTAAGAGGATGTATCAAATGCGTCATTCTTTATGCGCTTGTTTAAAAACACACACCTATTGGAAAAAAGGATTGGGAATGTTTGGATTAAGCGGGCTAAATGATTCTCAAGTTAAACAATTGCAAGAAGAATATGCGATCTATATGACAGCTAATGGTAGAATGAATTTCTGTGGTTTAAATGCAGACAATATAGAATATGTAGCGCAATCTTTATTAGATGTTATATGCGAAAAGTAGATTATCGTTCTTATATATTTCTCGCTGGAGTTTTTTTTATACTGTTTTCTTTTTCTCCAGATAAATCTCTTGTATTGCGCCAGATGACAATCAGTGCTTTCTCCTGTTTGTGGGATCGCATCTATTTATTAACTCATCCTCTTAATTTCTCTACGTCAAAACAAGAATTAGAGACACTCAAGCAAGAGAATTACTTACTTCATTTGCAAGTAGATCATATTCGGGAATGGCTTTTATCAGAAGATCGCATACAAGAACAAATGGATTTGCTCAAATCTATGAACAATGCAAGTTCTCCTGAAAGTGAAAAACCGTTCTTGCAGCGTCGTTGCCAAGAAATCATGAAAATCCTACAGCTTAAATCTAAAGCGATTCCTGCTAAGGTCATTTTTCGTGAACCTGGAAGTTGGAGTAACTATGTTTGGATAAATGTAGGAGAAGCAGATAATAAGCATTTGCAAGAGGTGGTGATCGCTAAAAACAGTCCTGTTGTAATCGGTAATTCTGTGGTAGGAGTAATCGATCTTATCCATAAAACACAAAGCCGTGTACGTTTAATTACCGATAATCGTCTTACCATTGCAGTAAGAGCTGTTAAAGGAAAACAGCAGGATCATTTTTTGCTAGAACAACTTAATGCATTGTTATTTTCCTTGGAAAAAAATCAGAATAGCTGCTCTCAAGAAATACAAGAAGCAATTTCAGCTCTCACTCGTCTTAAAGCGCAATTCATTCCTGTAGATCAAAATACATATTTGGCTAAAGGAGAATTACAAGGAACAGGGCGTCCTTTATGGCGCTCTTGTGGATCTTTTCTAAAAGGAACAGGTTTTAATTATGATTTCTCAGATGAAGAAGGATTAGCTAGAGATTTACGCTCGGGTCTTACCTATGAGAAAGTTTCTACACGAACCTCTATTTCTTTATTGAGCGTTGGAGATCTTTTAATCACAACGGGATTAGATGGTGTTTTTCCTGCAGGACTGCATGTTGGGGTTGTTTATAAAGTAGGTATTTTACAAGAGGGTCAATGTTTTTATCATTTAGAAGCTATGGCAACCGCTGGAGATTTTGATGAGCTCAATTTTGTATGTGTTCTTCCTGCTTTGAAATAAGTATAACTGTTCTTTAATTTAAAGAAAAAATATTGCAAAAAAAGTAAAAATTATTGAAACTTTCAGGCAAGGCACTATGCCTACATTGCTTGGGAACAAACTTAAAACATTAGGGAGTTTATACTATGAGAAATAGCATTTGGTTTTTACTAGCGGCCGTAGTTTCTTTACATGGTCTGGCATTTGCAGAAGATGAAAGTAATGAGTCGACCGGTACAGAGATTGTTTCACAAGAAGAAAAACAAGAGCAAGCTCCTGTCTCAGAATGTAGATAGCTAAAATAAAAGGCCATCAGTTATGTCTGATGGTCTTTTATTTCATCTAATGCATAAAAAATGGTTTTTTTTAGTTGCTGTAGACATAAGCAAGGAGCAAAAGCATACTGATACGCTTTTTTTCTAATGAATGTAAGCTCTTGTTGTTCATGATCTATCAAGGAGTAAATGTTAGGGTAGTTTTGCGGGGAAATGATTTGACCACAGCGAAAAAGATATGTGCTTAGAGGCTCTTTTAGATCGTTCTGATTTAAAAAGAACATAGGTCGGTTCACATATAAAAAATCGTACCCAATAGAAGAACGATCGCCAATGTATAAATCGCAATGATTTAATAAAGGATAAATAGGTATTGGGTCTGAAATAAAACACACACCGGGGATAGTTTTGCATTTTTGCTCTAATTCTTCTATAAGAAAAAGATTTTGTAGTCTTAAATTAGGATGAGGTTTAATAAGTAGTGTGTATTGGTCTGGTTTTTGTTCAATCAAAAAATCAATAGCTGAGAAAAACGAGCTAGATTTCTCATAATCTTGCCAAGTAGGGGCATAAAGAATAGTTTTTTTTTGTTCTAAGGAAATTTTTTTTGCCACGTAGGCATCGTACCAGTCTTTATGTTGCATATAGAATTGGTAGCGGAAATTACCTGTGGTCACATAGGGTTTTATCAGTTTGTAACGGTTAAAAAAATCAATCATTTGCTGTCCATATACTAAAAGCAGGTTTTCTTGACATAGAGCTTCTGCGTAAGGTTTTATATTTCCTTTATCAGAGTTTCCATGAGGGCACCAGATCGTACAGATCTTTTTTTTAGAAAGCAGTTCTGCAAGAAAGAAAAGCTCATTGAGCATAATGCGCGAAAAGCAAGAGAACACAAAGCGATAATTTTTTGTTAGAAAAAAAGGAAGTTCTAAACAATCAAGGTAGAGTGTATCTGCAAAAGGGTAGATTTCTTGTGCTTGTTTTAAGAGTAGCTTCTCTGTAACAATTAAAGGAATTCCTAAAATAACGCATAGAGGAGCTAAATGATCCAGGTGATGGATTTCTGGTCCATAAATGAGGCAGGCGGAAGAAGGAGGCATGTTTTTGTCCTTAAGATAGTGCATTATTGATAGAGGTCAATATGATCGTCTAAATCATGGAGTCTATTGTAAAAAAAAGTGAGCCCAGCACTGTTGAGCTATCTGCAGGGTGTGCCAATAAACCAAGAACAGTGAGAGTTTGAGTGTTATAAGGATAAGTCCTTTGTTAAAACCCATAACTTTTCAAGCAATAGATAAAAGTAGTAGCAGATCCTCAGTTGAATGTGATTTTGCAGCATAACGTTTGCAAACCTCTTTTACAATGTTAATCCACTTCTTCAATTCCCCGTTTTAGATTTTTCTTCCAGACCTTGAATACCTTGGTATTCGCTGAAGGTAAAAGAGATTTTTCTTGAGAAAGAGGAAGTGCAGCCTGACTAAATTCACGAAAAACCTCTGAGGGTTCTTTCTCTGGAAAACGTTTGCGATCTATATTCTCTTTGAGAAGATCCAGCTCTTGAGAAAGCCCTTTTAACGTTATTTTATTCACACGATATCTTTCCAAAGGAGGAAGAGCTGAACGGATATCATCCGACATCTCTATCAGTTTTTGCATAACATCGATGAATTCATCAGGCGTATTTTCCACTTCTAAAATAGAAGAAGAACTTAGTATCCAAGGCGGAAAGTCTTTAGAAGCCAATGGTACAAGTAGGGAACAAGGTCTTATCAGTAGATGAAAAGCAAGATCGCCTACAGACTCTTTCAACCTTTTACAAAAGAGAACGATTAGCTCTTGAGTATCAAGACAAGGAGCTTGTACCTTGCTGAAAAGATAGTCCATGCATTGTAAAATACTAGTCTGTTCCGCTTCATTAAAAACAGAAAGAAAAGAAGGGTTTTTTTTTATATATTTTGCTCCTGAAGAAAGCTGAGCGTTTTGTAGAGTAAAGTGGTTTTGGGTAGTCATACGTGTTATCTTTGCAGATATATATTTTTTATAAAAATTGTATTCTCGAAAAGGAGAATTTATCTGCGAATTAGAAGAATGGAGCTGATTGTGAAAGCAGTTCCAGCTCCTTTCCTTGATCGGAGTAGTCATAGATTAAAGAGTGGTTAGAAGGTTGAGAATAACAGCTGTTTGTTCTGTTTTGCTGTTTTGTTTAACTGCATCTAAAAGCGATAAACCATCATTTGTTTTCACTTTAGGATTTGCTCCTAAATTTAATAAGAACTGAACAAGCTGAGGGTCTTTGGTTTCTGTAGCAGCGATGAAAAGAGGGGTTTTCCCTTGATGGTCTCGAACTTCAAAATCAGGATCTATTTCCAGTTCGAGAAGTCGGCGTAAAACAGAAAAGTTTCTCTGTAAAGTAGCAATGTGCAAAGGAGTTCTTCCTTCTATATTGCTTTGATGTAGGTCGTGTATTCTAGCTAAAATCGGCAATACATCGGCATTCCCCATTCGAACCGCTGCATGCAGTCTTCCTTCTTTGAGATCCTGGCAAAGAACAAAAATTTTCTCGTAGCCAGTGACTAGAGCGCGGATTTCTTCACTCTGTATCATGTCATAAATGGTTTGACTTTTGAAGGTTTCAATCGTTGTTTTTGCACCTAAAGCAAGAAGAAGTTTAACTGCACTCATGTTTTCTTTTTCTACAGCAACATGTAGTGGAGTGCTTCCTTCAGCATCAAGAGCATCGAGATCTGCGCCTTCAAGGTATAACAGAGCGATCATGGAACTACTGTCTTTTTCCGCAGCGAGATGTAAGTAATTTTTACCTTTAGATAGTTTTTGATTAGGATTAATTTTTATTTGATAAGAAATTGCGCGAGCTATTTCTACATGATTATGAAGAACAGCCAAGTCAAAAGCAGATGCTCCATTATGCATTTTCAAAAGAGGATCGGCTCTCTCTTTTAGCAAGTAATGAACAATACGGATGGCCCCAAATTGACAAGCTACATGTAGCATAGTAATATTTTGATAAAACTCGAGCGACTGATCGATACTTTTAAGCTCTCTTTGTAAGATCCGTATCTGTGGAACACTATCAAGCTGGATAGCAGTAATAATAGACCGATAAACCTGCTGCTTATCATTCATTAAAGGAGATTCGGAGAAAAGCTCTAGAATTTCTGCATTTTCACTAATGGTTGCGTATACAAGAGAGGTGTCTCCTTCAGAATCTCGCACTTCAAAATCAGCTTTATAGCGAGAAAATTGAGTGATCATGGGAAGATTCCCTTTAATTGTAGCCATATGCAGTGGAGCTTTTTTAGGTTTGAAATCGTTGCTTACCAAAGGATCAAGAGGAACCTCATGCTCCTTTAGAAAATCGATCAATTCCGGGCATTTACTTTGAGCTGCAAAATAGGCCAATCCATTGCCTTGATAATCTATGCTGAATAAAGAAGCCCCACAGGCATGCAGAAAACGTACCATATTTTGATTGCCTTTTGCAGCTGCGACATGAATCGGCTCTTTGCCTTGGCGATCTTTTTGATACATATTAGTTGTTTTTTCAACAAGATACTTTGCTATTTCATCAAATCCTTTTCTAACAGCGATATGTAGAGCTCTTTCTCCATTTACTCCAATAAGACTTTCGATACAAACGCCTTTTTCTGCTAGAGTACGCACAATAGGTAGGCTATTTTTCTCAATAGCTAGTCCTAAAGGGGTCATCAGTGTTTTAGATCGATGATTTGGATTTGCTCCTTTGTCTAAAAGAAAAGAAACGATATCTAAGCGATTTTTTTGGATTGCATAGAAAAGAGGTGTTTGCATCTCTTTATCTTCTCTATCAAGAGCGTCTTTATCTATCTCAGAAAAGATAGAAGTAAAACGAGCTAATGACGCACTTTGAGCAAATAAATGTAAAGGAGTAATTCCCTGACCGTTAGGAACTAGAGCGTTCATTTTTTTGAAAGGAGGGTCTTGATCTTTAATTGCTGCTATATGCAAAAGAGTGTTTCCTTGCGCTGTTTGCATATTGATGTCTACTTGATATTTTTGAACGAATTTCTCTAAGATTTCTTTCTTTTTCTTCTCCTCAGAAACCAACAAATCGATCAAATGGAGAATAGGCAAACAGGTCTTGCCTATATGAGGTACAATAAAAGTCATCGATTTATTGATAGGTAGGTTTTTTAAAGCAGAAAAAAAACTATTTTGTTGTCCATTCATCAAAGACTCTACGATTGTTTTCTTAGCTCTTTCTAGTTGCGCACGCTTTCCTTGGAGGATGTCGCAAATATCGAAGAACTGTTTTTCTTGCGCATGCATAAGCGGTGTTTTTTGTGCATGATCTAAAATAGTAGCGTCAAAATTATGATTTAATAGGAGCTCCACATTTTCGTCTTGATTATGCATAGCAGCAAGATGGAGTGCATTTTCTCCTTGATCTGTAACTTGATAAGGTGGATTATATTGTAGGAGAAATTGCAATAGAGAACTGTTTTGCTTGGCTGCAAGAAGAAAAGGCGTCTCACCATTGCTGTTCTTTGTATGAAGAGATGCGCCGCGCAAACAAAGTAGGTTGGTGTTTGTTAAATTGTTCTCTCTAACCGCAGATAGCAAAGCGGTTTCTTTTTTTACTGGATTCAAGGCATTGATATTAGATGTGTGCTTTAAAATAAAATCCAATATTTCAGGAGAAGCTTTAGCTGCAGCAAAATGCAAAAGATCTGCTGGGATTTCCACCCTTTTCTTAGGATCTAGAAGGAATTCTACTATTTTTTTCTGATTGTAAAGAATCGCATAATGAAAAGCAGAGAGGTTTTTTTTGTCGGGTAGATGGAATTTAACTCCTCGTCCTAGAAGGAATTCTACCATTTCTTCATCGTTGTTGATTACTGCAATATGAGAGGCATATTTTCCACCAACCTCAAGAGGAATATTAGGCTCTAAAATTTTGTGAATGATCAAATCAGCCGTTTTACGCTGCCCTGCTTGCACTGCTTCCAAAAGAGGTTTTTTCCCTGCTGAAGGCAACAATTTTCTCTTATGCAAAACATCTAATAAAATCTTAAGAGAACGCATGCTGCCATAGCGTGCTGCAACAGTTGCCCATTCTTCAATTTGTTGAGATGAGGGAAGCTTCGAATGGGAAAAAATATCTGAAAAAAAATTGATATGATCAAATTTTGCCATGTGATGATGAATAGACCATCCATTAGCATAGCGAAAACCTTCTGCGTCTAGCTTTGAATAAAATCGACTTACAGCTACATTGTGGCCATTTTTTGCTGAGGTTATTAGAGTTTGCATCAACTGCTCGGGTTTATGAAGTTGATGTTTTTTCTGAAAAAAATCGATGACATCGAAATCAACCCCAGGTTGGCAAAGTAGAAGAAGATGGTCCATCGGTTGAAGTGCGGTGTTTTTGGGGTCGTCTTTAGCTGGATTAAAAAGAGATAACCAAAGATCCTCTATTCGAAATTTTGCTGCGATTTCCAATGCAGTCTGATTGTGAATATCTTTAACATTTACAAATAATGCTTGCTTTTCTTGAATGGTTACGGTTTGTTTTTTAACATAGCTCAAAAGGCAAAGAGCGGAATTAATGCTACCGCTACGAACAGCGGTTATCAGAGTTGTTTCACGATTCCAACCAAATAAAAGAGGATCTGCTTTATTTTCTAAAAGCAGCTCGACAATTTCGTAGTGATCGTTTTCCACTGCAAGGTGTAGTGCTGTTTTGCCCGATTTTAATTGTGCATTAAGATTCATATCATCAGCTTTCAGAAGAGCTCTTACAAAAGAGAGATTTCCTTGTTTAGCAGCAAGGTGCAGAGCTGTATGACCATCCCATCTAGCTTGGTTGACATCTATTCTATTTGCGATCATTTTCTCAATTACTGGTAACATGCTTTTGCATTCCACTGCAAGGTGTAGCGCTGTTGTCTTATCATCAAGAGTGTGCTTTAAATCAATTCTTGAGCGATTTAAAAGTTCAAGGGCAATTTCTACAAACCCCCGGTAAATGGCACACATAAGAGCGTTCATTCCATGAGCTGTCTTGCAATTGGGATTAGCTCCTTTAGCCAAAAGAGATTGGACTACATGCAATTTAGCATGTTGAATAGCAACATATAAAGCAGTTACTCCTCCTGTAGCCTCCATATCGAGTAATCCAGGAGCTTTAGATAAAAGAAGTTCTATCCCTTCAAGATTTCCGCTTTGAGCTGCAAAATGCAAAGCAGTGTGCCCTTGAGAATCTCTTATATGTATGGCTACTTTTCCCATCACACGATCAAGAAGGCAAGTATTGGCAACACTTGCTGCATAATGCAGAGGGTTCATTCCATGACTATCGTGAAAACCCCAGGAGGTGATTTGTTCCGCTGTTTTTTCAAACCGCTTCTCATCATCAGTTGCAATTGCATGAAATATGTCGATCATAGCAGCACTCATCGAGGTCGGGGATAAATAACTCAAAGCAGCCTGCTTTTCCCCTTCATCAATGAAAGAGAAGTCTGTAAAACAAAGCTTAAATAGAACACCGTTATTTCCAGGATCAGAAATTTCCCTGATCTCTTCATTTAATAAACCAGATAGCTGTCCAAAATGGCGATTTAAAAGAGAATAAGCTATAGGGTCAACTCTCATAGGTTCATGGCTTAATGCAACACCACATCCTCCTACAATTCGCTTCTGGAGCTGCTTTTCTTCCTCTAATTTATGCTGCGTATAGAGGTGCAAAGTACTATCCATGTTTTCGATTTGCAACTCAATGAAAGCTTCTAGATCCAGCAAAGACAAAGGATGTTCAAGCAGATTGGAACGTTGCTCTTGCTGCTCTTTAAGTTTTTTTAGATTGTTATTGCATATCTGTATATTTCTCTGTCTAACATATTGATGCTCTGTTCCTGCAAGTGCAGCAGAGGCGGCATTCCAAGAGCTAGAGAGATTGGTATGTATAGTTTCCCATTCTCTAATCAAATCATCGAGTTTAGGGAATCGTTCTGCTTTGGCTTTTACATAAGTTGCTTCTAACCTTTGCAAAAAATCAGAAGCCGTTTTTTGATAAGAAGAAACTTCTTGCTGTTTTTTTGAAAGAGGATAGCTGTTTTTTCTAGAAATATACTTCTGAATCTCTTCAGCTACGTATTGAACAGCCTTTTCCCTATTGGTTAAGATTGCTTGTTCAATAAGATGTTTTTTCTCTTGATGTATAAAAAGCTCCGTAAGCTTCAGTTTGATTTTTTCATGGTAAAAAGCGCGTAAAGGCAAATGAGGAAAAAGGGGAGGACAAACATCTGTATTTTCAAAAACCCGATGGGATAAAAGGGGAAACTTATTTGCCTTCTTTAACGTATTAAAATAATAGCAAAAAAAACTTATGATATTTAAGGCTTCAAAGAGCTTTTTAAACTCAGGGATACGCGGCATGATGTGTTTGATCTGTAGACTCATTTTATCATAAACTTTTTCTAAACGGCGATAAGAGGAAGGATCTTCTCCTGTCAATTGCCGATGCTTAGTAAGCTCTTGCTCATAAGCAGGGTCTGGAGTAATGGTATAAAGAACATCAAAATTTCCGTCTAAAATAAAAAGATCTTCCACTTTTTTAATCGAGTTTTGATGGGCAATGATTCTAAAAGAAGAGTTAAACCCAGAGTAATCTTTAAGAATAGGATGTTCTTCACATTTCATGGGTTCAAGTGCTTCCATGCGTTCAAATATTTCGGTCATTTCCCTAATAGAGAGGTATGGAAAACCTAAGAAATTTTTACAATATTCTCGAACATCGACAAGTTGCTCTTCTAGATCTTTTTCGCTTATATTGTGATTTTTATTCCATTCTTGAACAAAAGCAGCAGAGAAAAAGCCTCCATTGAGAAATCCTTTCATATAATAATCCAGCATAGAAATTACATATCCCACAAAGGTATTTTGATATGCCGGATGAATCACAGGATACATGTTGGTATCCCCATTGAAATGCAAGCTAAAAAAAGGAACCGTATTGTATACAAAAATACCCAAGGCCAATTCCTGTAAAATCCTCTGAATTTCTTTCCGATCCAAAGACAACTTATCCACCACAGGCAGAAAGAAAGTATGTTCGCTTTCCATCTTTCCACTTAAATTGTCAAACAAACCTAAAATGATACCTACTTCATTCTCAACACCTCCAATGTGTCTTCCTGATGATCCCTCATCTATAGGATGATCTGGATGGCAAGAGTTATAACTCTCCATTAATCGGTTCGCTCTTACACGATCCTTAAAGGATTCATTTTGAGGGTTTGGATGAGGATTTTTTAACGTTTTTGCTTTTGATTTAGAAGGAAGAAACCGTTTGGTATAATCCAATGCTAGACTGGCTATGGATCGCTCTTTTAGTAATTGGGTTTTTTCTGAAGGAGAGAGATTTTGTTTTAATTGTTTTTCAATATCTTCTATTATGCTTTTAATGCCATTTTGTGCGCAATTTACTTCGGTTTGATGATTGAAGGGTTTTCCATCTCGCGTCAAGATTTCTTCTCTTACCTCTTTTTTAGCACCGATTAGCTCTTCAGATTCTCTTAAATTTTTTTTTATTATATTAAATAATTGTTGTTCAGTAGATGTCTTATTTTCTTTATGTTCAAGGTTGAGAACAGCGTTATAAGCAAGCTTATATTTGTCAACTCCACCACCAATCAAAAAAGGCCAAATAAAAATCCTTTTGGTTTCTTCCAAGTAGCTAAAGTGCCATTTTTTTAATGAGCTACTTTCAAGACGTTTTAGAAATAATTCGCTTGACTCTTCAGGTAAAAGCGCATTGTGGATTTTATTGCTAGAGAAAAGGGTAGTGAGGCCGTTTTTTGTTATAGAAGCGGCAAAGAGGTTAATATATTTCCATAATTGAATAGTGCGTCCTTGTAA is a window from the Candidatus Rhabdochlamydia porcellionis genome containing:
- a CDS encoding aromatic amino acid transaminase, producing MQKKEQNMGVFDQVPLLLPDSIFQLNTRYQADTRKNKVDLGIGVYKNENLLTEILPSVEKAEKHLLKNEKTKTYLPIEGDPFFLKAVGQLVFGTDFFSAHQERLAAVQAIGGTGALRLAGTFLKQEISSKVYISDPTWLNHQGIFENCGLQVYSYPYLDKSNHCIVFEKLVQFLSFIEERSILVLHACCHNPTGMDLSPSQSETLLKVCKIKKIIPLFDCAYLGLGESIQKDRAMIRMFAEEGIEMLVAFSCSKNFGLYAERVGILCVLTESCSVKKNVTNQLKKIIRTNYSTPPKHGAQIVTHILSSDLKKEWELELFSMRKRMYQMRHSLCACLKTHTYWKKGLGMFGLSGLNDSQVKQLQEEYAIYMTANGRMNFCGLNADNIEYVAQSLLDVICEK
- a CDS encoding rod shape-determining protein MreC, whose product is MRKVDYRSYIFLAGVFFILFSFSPDKSLVLRQMTISAFSCLWDRIYLLTHPLNFSTSKQELETLKQENYLLHLQVDHIREWLLSEDRIQEQMDLLKSMNNASSPESEKPFLQRRCQEIMKILQLKSKAIPAKVIFREPGSWSNYVWINVGEADNKHLQEVVIAKNSPVVIGNSVVGVIDLIHKTQSRVRLITDNRLTIAVRAVKGKQQDHFLLEQLNALLFSLEKNQNSCSQEIQEAISALTRLKAQFIPVDQNTYLAKGELQGTGRPLWRSCGSFLKGTGFNYDFSDEEGLARDLRSGLTYEKVSTRTSISLLSVGDLLITTGLDGVFPAGLHVGVVYKVGILQEGQCFYHLEAMATAGDFDELNFVCVLPALK
- a CDS encoding CDP-glycerol glycerophosphotransferase family protein — encoded protein: MPPSSACLIYGPEIHHLDHLAPLCVILGIPLIVTEKLLLKQAQEIYPFADTLYLDCLELPFFLTKNYRFVFSCFSRIMLNELFFLAELLSKKKICTIWCPHGNSDKGNIKPYAEALCQENLLLVYGQQMIDFFNRYKLIKPYVTTGNFRYQFYMQHKDWYDAYVAKKISLEQKKTILYAPTWQDYEKSSSFFSAIDFLIEQKPDQYTLLIKPHPNLRLQNLFLIEELEQKCKTIPGVCFISDPIPIYPLLNHCDLYIGDRSSIGYDFLYVNRPMFFLNQNDLKEPLSTYLFRCGQIISPQNYPNIYSLIDHEQQELTFIRKKAYQYAFAPCLCLQQLKKTIFYALDEIKDHQT
- a CDS encoding ankyrin repeat domain-containing protein; the encoded protein is MSFSPLKQEKEQLPFYQNHSSWAPFFLTEKQAQTLLKAAVPITFPYTDLQGRTIQLWKYINLFAASITKNGLTTLFSSNKIHNALLPEESSELFLKRLESSSLKKWHFSYLEETKRIFIWPFLIGGGVDKYKLAYNAVLNLEHKENKTSTEQQLFNIIKKNLRESEELIGAKKEVREEILTRDGKPFNHQTEVNCAQNGIKSIIEDIEKQLKQNLSPSEKTQLLKERSIASLALDYTKRFLPSKSKAKTLKNPHPNPQNESFKDRVRANRLMESYNSCHPDHPIDEGSSGRHIGGVENEVGIILGLFDNLSGKMESEHTFFLPVVDKLSLDRKEIQRILQELALGIFVYNTVPFFSLHFNGDTNMYPVIHPAYQNTFVGYVISMLDYYMKGFLNGGFFSAAFVQEWNKNHNISEKDLEEQLVDVREYCKNFLGFPYLSIREMTEIFERMEALEPMKCEEHPILKDYSGFNSSFRIIAHQNSIKKVEDLFILDGNFDVLYTITPDPAYEQELTKHRQLTGEDPSSYRRLEKVYDKMSLQIKHIMPRIPEFKKLFEALNIISFFCYYFNTLKKANKFPLLSHRVFENTDVCPPLFPHLPLRAFYHEKIKLKLTELFIHQEKKHLIEQAILTNREKAVQYVAEEIQKYISRKNSYPLSKKQQEVSSYQKTASDFLQRLEATYVKAKAERFPKLDDLIREWETIHTNLSSSWNAASAALAGTEHQYVRQRNIQICNNNLKKLKEQQEQRSNLLEHPLSLLDLEAFIELQIENMDSTLHLYTQHKLEEEKQLQKRIVGGCGVALSHEPMRVDPIAYSLLNRHFGQLSGLLNEEIREISDPGNNGVLFKLCFTDFSFIDEGEKQAALSYLSPTSMSAAMIDIFHAIATDDEKRFEKTAEQITSWGFHDSHGMNPLHYAASVANTCLLDRVMGKVAIHIRDSQGHTALHFAAQSGNLEGIELLLSKAPGLLDMEATGGVTALYVAIQHAKLHVVQSLLAKGANPNCKTAHGMNALMCAIYRGFVEIALELLNRSRIDLKHTLDDKTTALHLAVECKSMLPVIEKMIANRIDVNQARWDGHTALHLAAKQGNLSFVRALLKADDMNLNAQLKSGKTALHLAVENDHYEIVELLLENKADPLLFGWNRETTLITAVRSGSINSALCLLSYVKKQTVTIQEKQALFVNVKDIHNQTALEIAAKFRIEDLWLSLFNPAKDDPKNTALQPMDHLLLLCQPGVDFDVIDFFQKKHQLHKPEQLMQTLITSAKNGHNVAVSRFYSKLDAEGFRYANGWSIHHHMAKFDHINFFSDIFSHSKLPSSQQIEEWATVAARYGSMRSLKILLDVLHKRKLLPSAGKKPLLEAVQAGQRKTADLIIHKILEPNIPLEVGGKYASHIAVINNDEEMVEFLLGRGVKFHLPDKKNLSAFHYAILYNQKKIVEFLLDPKKRVEIPADLLHFAAAKASPEILDFILKHTSNINALNPVKKETALLSAVRENNLTNTNLLCLRGASLHTKNSNGETPFLLAAKQNSSLLQFLLQYNPPYQVTDQGENALHLAAMHNQDENVELLLNHNFDATILDHAQKTPLMHAQEKQFFDICDILQGKRAQLERAKKTIVESLMNGQQNSFFSALKNLPINKSMTFIVPHIGKTCLPILHLIDLLVSEEKKKKEILEKFVQKYQVDINMQTAQGNTLLHIAAIKDQDPPFKKMNALVPNGQGITPLHLFAQSASLARFTSIFSEIDKDALDREDKEMQTPLFYAIQKNRLDIVSFLLDKGANPNHRSKTLMTPLGLAIEKNSLPIVRTLAEKGVCIESLIGVNGERALHIAVRKGFDEIAKYLVEKTTNMYQKDRQGKEPIHVAAAKGNQNMVRFLHACGASLFSIDYQGNGLAYFAAQSKCPELIDFLKEHEVPLDPLVSNDFKPKKAPLHMATIKGNLPMITQFSRYKADFEVRDSEGDTSLVYATISENAEILELFSESPLMNDKQQVYRSIITAIQLDSVPQIRILQRELKSIDQSLEFYQNITMLHVACQFGAIRIVHYLLKERADPLLKMHNGASAFDLAVLHNHVEIARAISYQIKINPNQKLSKGKNYLHLAAEKDSSSMIALLYLEGADLDALDAEGSTPLHVAVEKENMSAVKLLLALGAKTTIETFKSQTIYDMIQSEEIRALVTGYEKIFVLCQDLKEGRLHAAVRMGNADVLPILARIHDLHQSNIEGRTPLHIATLQRNFSVLRRLLELEIDPDFEVRDHQGKTPLFIAATETKDPQLVQFLLNLGANPKVKTNDGLSLLDAVKQNSKTEQTAVILNLLTTL